From the Diospyros lotus cultivar Yz01 chromosome 13, ASM1463336v1, whole genome shotgun sequence genome, one window contains:
- the LOC127787914 gene encoding DNA polymerase lambda isoform X1, whose amino-acid sequence MPPKSGKKRTPPSDPNGIFAGMVVFFVDVGVQPRRLQIWKHRLEQMGAAIEDRLSKKVTHVFATSSDAILQKIGRERLSQFKGSVLLYNWLEDSLTVGEKVSETPYILALESGVEALKEPAERTLPKADNGNDSGDLQKSKLKKIKTSPEDPNMTTKNMDNEHNKALHEVQTASDSDYSSPAESPVESSPTTPDALTHAVGTSDSALHYNPPNQNSNITGIFGKLVIIYRALGDDRRSFSYYKAIAVIEKLPYKIESVDQVKHLPAIGKSMQDHIQEIVSTGKLSKLEHFETDEKVRTISLFGEVWGIGPATALKLYEKGHRTLDDLKNDDSLTHAQRLGLKYFDDIRMRIPRHEAQEMELILKKTAEDILPGVVVVCGGSYRRGKASCGDLDIVITHPDGKSHRGFLWKYVKHLKDMKFLREDLVFSIHSEEGTDAGVDTYFGLCTYPGRELRHRIDFKVYARDIYAFGLIAWTGNDVLNRRLRLLAESKGYRLDDTGLFPATQSSGSKRGTKGSASLHFRTEKEVFEFLGFPWLEPHERNL is encoded by the exons ATGCCGCCAAAGTCAGGGAAGAAGCGAACCCCGCCGTCCGATCCCAATGGAATCTTCGCCGGAATGGTCGTCTTCTTCGTCGACGTCGGAGTCCAGCCGCGTCGATTACAG ATATGGAAGCATAGATTGGAGCAAATGGGGGCTGCTATTGAAGACCGGTTGTCGAAGAAGGTCACTCATGTCTTTGCTACGAGTTCGGACGCTATTCTCCAGAAAATTGGGCGAGAACGATTGTCTCAATTTAAAGGa AGCGTTCTTCTTTACAACTGGCTGGAGGACAGTTTGACTGTAGGGGAAAAAGTATCTGAAACACCTTACATCCTAGCACTGGAGTCAGGAGTTGAAGCTCTGAAAGAACCTGCAGAGAGAACTCTTCCTAAAGCTGATAATGGAAATGATTCTGGTGATCTCCAAAAATCAaagcttaaaaaaattaaaaccagCCCAGAGGATCCCAACATGACTACAAAAAATATGGATAATGAACATAATAAAGCTCTACATGAAGTGCAGACAGCCAGTGATTCTGATTACTCATCTCCTGCTGAAAGCCCAGTTGAGAGCAGTCCCACTACCCCTGATGCTCTAACACATGCT GTTGGAACTTCAGACTCAGCTTTGCATTATAATCCACCCAACCAAAACAGTAATATCACAGGGATATTTGGGAAGCTCGTGATCATATATAGAG CACTGGGTGATGATCGTAGGTCTTTTAGCTATTACAAAGCGATTGCAGTTATTGAGAAGTTGCCCTACAAAATCGAAAGTGTTGATCAGGTCAAACACTTACCTGCCATAGGGAAATCAATGCAGGATCAT ATTCAGGAGATAGTGAGTACCGGAAAGCTTTCCAAGTTGGAGCACTTTGAGACTGATGAGAAG GTGCGAACAATCAGCCTATTTGGGGAAGTATGGGGCATTGGTCCAGCCACTGCACTGAAACTTTATGAGAAAGGACATAGAACTCTAGATGATCTGAAAAATGATGATTCATTGACCCATGCACAGAGGTTAGGATTGaagtattttgatgatatcagAATGAGGATTCCACGTCATGAG GCTCAAGAGATGGAACTTATTCTGAAGAAAACCGCGGAAGATATTTTACCTGGG GTGGTGGTTGTATGTGGAGGATCTTATAGACGTGGAAAAGCTTCTTGCGGAGATTTAGACATTGTAATTACCCACCCTGATGGCAAAAG TCATAGAGGCTTTCTGTGGAAATATGTGAAGCATCTGAAGGATATGAAGTTCTTAAGGGAAGATTTAGTTTTCAGCATTCATAGTGAGGAG GGTACTGATGCAGGAGTTGACACTTATTTTGGCCTTTGCACTTATCCTGGTCGGGAGCTACGACATCGCATAGATTTCAAG GTCTATGCAAGGGACATTTATGCATTTGGACTAATAGCTTGGACAGGGAATGATGTATTGAATAGGAG ACTGAGATTACTTGCAGAATCCAAGGGATACCGACTCGATGACACCGGGCTGTTTCCTGCTACCCAGAGTTCCGGCAGTAAACGG GGCACCAAAGGCAGCGCAAGTTTGCATTTTAGGACAGAAAAAGAAGTGTTTGAATTCCTGGGATTTCCTTGGCTTGAACCTCATGAGAGGAATCTGTGA
- the LOC127787914 gene encoding DNA polymerase lambda isoform X2, with protein MPPKSGKKRTPPSDPNGIFAGMVVFFVDVGVQPRRLQIWKHRLEQMGAAIEDRLSKKVTHVFATSSDAILQKIGRERLSQFKGSVLLYNWLEDSLTVGEKVSETPYILALESGVEALKEPAERTLPKADNGNDSGDLQKSKLKKIKTSPEDPNMTTKNMDNEHNKALHEVQTASDSDYSSPAESPVESSPTTPDALTHAVGTSDSALHYNPPNQNSNITGIFGKLVIIYRALGDDRRSFSYYKAIAVIEKLPYKIESVDQVKHLPAIGKSMQDHVRTISLFGEVWGIGPATALKLYEKGHRTLDDLKNDDSLTHAQRLGLKYFDDIRMRIPRHEAQEMELILKKTAEDILPGVVVVCGGSYRRGKASCGDLDIVITHPDGKSHRGFLWKYVKHLKDMKFLREDLVFSIHSEEGTDAGVDTYFGLCTYPGRELRHRIDFKVYARDIYAFGLIAWTGNDVLNRRLRLLAESKGYRLDDTGLFPATQSSGSKRGTKGSASLHFRTEKEVFEFLGFPWLEPHERNL; from the exons ATGCCGCCAAAGTCAGGGAAGAAGCGAACCCCGCCGTCCGATCCCAATGGAATCTTCGCCGGAATGGTCGTCTTCTTCGTCGACGTCGGAGTCCAGCCGCGTCGATTACAG ATATGGAAGCATAGATTGGAGCAAATGGGGGCTGCTATTGAAGACCGGTTGTCGAAGAAGGTCACTCATGTCTTTGCTACGAGTTCGGACGCTATTCTCCAGAAAATTGGGCGAGAACGATTGTCTCAATTTAAAGGa AGCGTTCTTCTTTACAACTGGCTGGAGGACAGTTTGACTGTAGGGGAAAAAGTATCTGAAACACCTTACATCCTAGCACTGGAGTCAGGAGTTGAAGCTCTGAAAGAACCTGCAGAGAGAACTCTTCCTAAAGCTGATAATGGAAATGATTCTGGTGATCTCCAAAAATCAaagcttaaaaaaattaaaaccagCCCAGAGGATCCCAACATGACTACAAAAAATATGGATAATGAACATAATAAAGCTCTACATGAAGTGCAGACAGCCAGTGATTCTGATTACTCATCTCCTGCTGAAAGCCCAGTTGAGAGCAGTCCCACTACCCCTGATGCTCTAACACATGCT GTTGGAACTTCAGACTCAGCTTTGCATTATAATCCACCCAACCAAAACAGTAATATCACAGGGATATTTGGGAAGCTCGTGATCATATATAGAG CACTGGGTGATGATCGTAGGTCTTTTAGCTATTACAAAGCGATTGCAGTTATTGAGAAGTTGCCCTACAAAATCGAAAGTGTTGATCAGGTCAAACACTTACCTGCCATAGGGAAATCAATGCAGGATCAT GTGCGAACAATCAGCCTATTTGGGGAAGTATGGGGCATTGGTCCAGCCACTGCACTGAAACTTTATGAGAAAGGACATAGAACTCTAGATGATCTGAAAAATGATGATTCATTGACCCATGCACAGAGGTTAGGATTGaagtattttgatgatatcagAATGAGGATTCCACGTCATGAG GCTCAAGAGATGGAACTTATTCTGAAGAAAACCGCGGAAGATATTTTACCTGGG GTGGTGGTTGTATGTGGAGGATCTTATAGACGTGGAAAAGCTTCTTGCGGAGATTTAGACATTGTAATTACCCACCCTGATGGCAAAAG TCATAGAGGCTTTCTGTGGAAATATGTGAAGCATCTGAAGGATATGAAGTTCTTAAGGGAAGATTTAGTTTTCAGCATTCATAGTGAGGAG GGTACTGATGCAGGAGTTGACACTTATTTTGGCCTTTGCACTTATCCTGGTCGGGAGCTACGACATCGCATAGATTTCAAG GTCTATGCAAGGGACATTTATGCATTTGGACTAATAGCTTGGACAGGGAATGATGTATTGAATAGGAG ACTGAGATTACTTGCAGAATCCAAGGGATACCGACTCGATGACACCGGGCTGTTTCCTGCTACCCAGAGTTCCGGCAGTAAACGG GGCACCAAAGGCAGCGCAAGTTTGCATTTTAGGACAGAAAAAGAAGTGTTTGAATTCCTGGGATTTCCTTGGCTTGAACCTCATGAGAGGAATCTGTGA